A genomic stretch from Deltaproteobacteria bacterium includes:
- the holA gene encoding DNA polymerase III subunit delta, with protein MDTKNIKPVYYLFGDEEYLKTETVESVKKAVLAGPMASLNFNKYAVKGLDMSEVVAVANTMPAFSSMRMIVVTGAEGLKEKQTEPLMRYLEKPSASTCLVLISDDEYLRVKKSALHALIKEKGYAKECMKLKRPALDKWVTAFLKERGKTIGSPALERLLNATGTRLADIKGELEKLVLFVGDADAIGDTDVAASVVGVNEASAFDLASAVIRKDRKAALRIALTLVDEDMLAVVGAMAWQIRAVLRTAAASARGLDKWGIVREAKVPLDNIPLYLQLSKQASEAELLGLLVRLREVILGVKSNDKLPGPVAMSYMALALSSGRGVAVAGGRA; from the coding sequence ATGGATACTAAGAACATAAAGCCCGTATACTATCTCTTCGGAGACGAGGAATATCTTAAGACCGAGACGGTTGAGTCCGTAAAGAAAGCCGTGCTCGCGGGGCCCATGGCCTCGCTTAATTTCAACAAATACGCGGTGAAGGGCCTCGATATGTCCGAGGTAGTGGCAGTTGCCAACACCATGCCGGCCTTTTCCTCGATGCGCATGATAGTCGTTACAGGGGCCGAGGGGCTAAAGGAGAAGCAGACCGAGCCGCTCATGCGCTATCTTGAGAAGCCTTCTGCCTCCACCTGCCTCGTGCTTATTTCCGATGATGAGTATCTAAGGGTGAAGAAGTCCGCCCTGCACGCGCTTATAAAGGAAAAGGGGTATGCGAAAGAGTGCATGAAGCTAAAGCGCCCGGCCCTCGATAAGTGGGTGACGGCGTTTCTAAAGGAGAGGGGCAAGACCATAGGAAGCCCGGCGCTTGAGAGGCTTTTAAACGCAACAGGGACGCGGCTAGCCGATATAAAAGGAGAGCTTGAGAAGCTCGTGCTTTTCGTTGGCGATGCGGATGCGATAGGGGATACCGATGTCGCCGCCTCTGTCGTTGGCGTTAACGAGGCAAGCGCCTTTGACCTTGCCTCTGCGGTGATAAGAAAGGACAGAAAGGCTGCCCTTAGAATCGCGCTCACGCTTGTCGATGAGGACATGCTTGCTGTTGTCGGGGCCATGGCCTGGCAGATAAGGGCAGTGTTGAGGACCGCTGCGGCCTCTGCGCGCGGATTGGATAAGTGGGGCATAGTGAGGGAGGCAAAGGTGCCACTCGATAATATCCCGCTTTATCTGCAGTTGTCGAAACAGGCGAGCGAGGCCGAGCTTCTGGGCCTTTTGGTCAGGCTAAGGGAGGTTATTTTGGGAGTAAAGTCGAATGACAAGCTTCCCGGGCCTGTGGCGATGAGTTACATGGCCCTGGCCCTTTCTTCCGGGCGCGGCGTAGCAGTGGCAGGTGGACGCGCTTAA
- the mazG gene encoding nucleoside triphosphate pyrophosphohydrolase: MDELKLKELVSLMARLRATDGCPWDREQDLSTLIPFIIEEAHEVVAAIESGSKDALKEELGDLLFQVVFASQLASEANEFTIKDVIEENISKMTRRHPHVFGDASAETSKEVLLKWDEIKKAEEKKKNHGGYLSNVPETLPSLLRAHKISKKAAKTGFDWRSTEEVMDKLEEELNEFKDALKRKDTKNVEEELGDILFALVNVARFVEVNPEEALRKTIGRFMYRFHFIEKSLEEKNKSLSNSSLDEMEALWNEAKQKEKNKAISDG, encoded by the coding sequence ATGGATGAGCTAAAACTCAAAGAACTCGTATCACTTATGGCAAGGCTTAGGGCCACGGACGGCTGCCCCTGGGACAGGGAGCAGGACTTATCCACACTCATCCCCTTTATAATCGAAGAAGCCCATGAAGTGGTGGCAGCAATAGAGTCAGGTTCAAAGGATGCGCTAAAAGAGGAACTCGGAGACCTGTTATTTCAGGTCGTATTCGCGTCACAACTTGCAAGCGAGGCAAATGAGTTCACAATAAAGGACGTTATCGAAGAAAATATTTCAAAGATGACGCGCAGACACCCTCATGTGTTTGGAGATGCAAGCGCTGAAACGTCAAAAGAAGTACTTTTAAAATGGGATGAAATAAAAAAAGCCGAGGAAAAGAAAAAAAATCACGGCGGATACCTCTCGAATGTGCCGGAAACCCTTCCCTCACTCCTTAGAGCGCACAAAATAAGTAAAAAAGCCGCGAAAACAGGCTTCGATTGGAGATCCACCGAAGAAGTCATGGATAAGCTCGAAGAGGAATTAAACGAGTTCAAAGACGCGCTAAAACGCAAAGATACGAAGAATGTGGAGGAAGAACTCGGAGATATTCTCTTCGCGCTCGTCAATGTTGCAAGGTTTGTCGAAGTAAATCCGGAAGAAGCGCTTAGAAAAACCATCGGAAGGTTCATGTACCGCTTTCATTTCATAGAGAAATCGCTCGAAGAGAAAAATAAATCGCTCTCGAACTCCTCTCTAGACGAAATGGAAGCGCTTTGGAATGAAGCAAAGCAAAAAGAAAAAAACAAAGCTATTTCGGACGGTTAA
- the lptE gene encoding LPS assembly lipoprotein LptE — translation MIFRKNIVILAALFFIAGCGYGPASVKPEPLGAGIRSVAVPVFGNMTFRAGIEGILSTRVADELVNMIKVTDTENADARLDGVITHYRLTPVAFTENSVVSEYRLTVSASVRLVKKGETASLWDEAFEDFEDFKVDTSNVTATRENETEAFREIAHKMARLIRERFSVRF, via the coding sequence GTGATTTTCAGAAAAAACATCGTCATACTGGCGGCGCTCTTTTTTATCGCCGGCTGCGGCTACGGCCCTGCCTCCGTCAAGCCCGAGCCCCTTGGAGCGGGGATACGCTCGGTAGCTGTGCCTGTGTTTGGGAATATGACCTTCAGGGCTGGTATCGAGGGCATATTGTCAACACGTGTTGCAGACGAGCTTGTGAACATGATAAAGGTTACGGATACCGAGAATGCCGATGCAAGGCTCGATGGCGTGATAACTCATTATAGACTAACTCCAGTTGCATTTACCGAGAATAGCGTTGTAAGCGAGTACAGGCTTACTGTATCGGCCTCGGTAAGGCTCGTTAAAAAGGGAGAGACCGCCTCTCTTTGGGATGAGGCCTTCGAGGACTTCGAGGACTTTAAGGTGGATACCTCTAACGTCACGGCCACCAGGGAAAACGAAACAGAGGCATTCAGGGAAATCGCGCACAAGATGGCGCGGCTTATAAGGGAAAGGTTCTCGGTAAGGTTTTAA
- the selA gene encoding L-seryl-tRNA(Sec) selenium transferase has protein sequence MKKDILRELPSVEKVLSSLSSSYSATVGRGVLTAAVREALEHLRAGVLSGLVTDVSDAVIGALVKERVERLSSDTLRRVINASGTVLHTNLGRAILAKEAVEALTIAASGPVDVEFDIGRASRGERDSRIEELLKELTGAEAACAVNNNAAAVLITLNTLAMGREVVISRGELIEIGGSFRLPEVIEKSGCILKEVGTTNRTHKKDFEEAITGSTALLFKAHKSNFDIVGFSSEVGLGELVDIGKRRNIAVVEDLGSGSLVDISAYGLKKEPIVKERVSLGADIVTFSGDKLLGGPQAGLIVGKKKFVDMIRKNPLKRALRLDKLTIAALEATLRLYLSPETLKERLPAFKYLSRSMDDIGKLAIEAAGLIKVKLGASYSITVEDSESQVGSGSLPGHTIPTKVVIVTHPEKNAGAVSALFLGAATPIVGRIHKDRFMLDMRTVDAATDVCPS, from the coding sequence ATGAAAAAAGACATTTTAAGGGAGCTTCCCTCTGTAGAGAAGGTGCTGTCATCGTTGTCGTCCTCTTATTCGGCGACGGTTGGCAGGGGTGTGCTTACGGCTGCTGTCCGGGAAGCACTTGAGCACCTTAGGGCAGGCGTTCTAAGCGGCCTTGTTACCGACGTTTCCGATGCTGTCATCGGCGCGCTTGTCAAGGAACGCGTCGAGAGGCTTTCTTCCGACACCTTAAGGCGCGTTATTAACGCGAGCGGCACGGTGCTGCACACGAACCTTGGCCGCGCAATCCTTGCAAAAGAGGCGGTCGAGGCGCTAACGATTGCAGCCTCGGGCCCGGTGGACGTCGAGTTCGACATCGGCAGGGCCTCTCGCGGAGAGCGTGACTCGCGTATCGAGGAGCTTTTAAAGGAGCTTACCGGAGCCGAGGCTGCCTGCGCGGTCAACAACAACGCAGCTGCAGTGCTTATAACGCTAAATACGCTTGCCATGGGCCGCGAGGTCGTTATATCCAGGGGCGAGCTGATAGAGATAGGCGGTTCGTTTCGGCTTCCGGAGGTAATTGAAAAAAGCGGGTGTATACTTAAAGAGGTCGGCACCACCAACAGGACGCACAAGAAGGACTTCGAAGAGGCAATAACCGGCTCTACCGCGCTTTTATTCAAGGCGCATAAGAGCAACTTCGATATCGTAGGTTTTTCCTCCGAGGTCGGGCTGGGTGAGCTTGTCGACATAGGCAAGAGGCGTAATATTGCCGTTGTAGAGGACCTTGGAAGCGGCTCTCTTGTCGACATATCGGCATACGGCCTTAAGAAGGAGCCTATAGTAAAGGAGAGGGTCTCTCTTGGCGCAGATATCGTAACCTTTAGCGGCGATAAGCTTCTCGGAGGCCCGCAGGCAGGGCTCATAGTGGGAAAGAAGAAGTTCGTTGACATGATAAGGAAGAATCCCTTGAAGCGCGCCTTGAGGCTTGATAAGCTTACTATCGCAGCGCTTGAGGCTACTCTTCGGCTCTATCTTTCGCCCGAGACGTTGAAGGAAAGGCTTCCGGCCTTTAAGTATCTTTCGAGAAGCATGGATGATATCGGGAAACTGGCCATCGAGGCAGCAGGCCTCATAAAGGTGAAGCTCGGGGCTTCGTACTCTATAACTGTCGAGGACTCGGAGAGCCAGGTCGGGAGCGGCTCTCTTCCAGGGCACACGATACCGACGAAGGTGGTTATAGTGACGCACCCGGAGAAGAATGCAGGCGCGGTGTCCGCGCTATTTTTGGGCGCTGCCACCCCGATAGTCGGCCGTATACATAAAGACAGGTTCATGCTTGATATGAGAACCGTTGACGCTGCAACCGACGTTTGCCCTTCGTAA
- the leuS gene encoding leucine--tRNA ligase: protein MTERYDHKAIEEKWQRTWADNKAFATRDSGDKYYVLEMFPYPSGKIHMGHVRNYTIGDVIARFMHMRGKSVLHPMGWDSFGLPAENAAIQNKVHPAKWTHENIAFMKKQLKRMGLSYDWEREVATCLPDYYKWNQWIFLKFYEKGLAYKKLSNVNWCPKCSTVLANEQVEEGLCWRCESTVEQKKLEQWFFKITEYADELLDHTEKLPGWPEKVLVMQRNWIGRSIGAEVDFPVVGSSEKIRIFTTRPDTLFGTTFMSLAPEHPLVSRITTADKKAEVNAFVERIRNETMRDREGVAEKEGVFTGAFCKNPLTGAEIPVYAANFVLMEYGTGAVMAVPAHDQRDFEFAKKYNIDIKVVINPPGKTLEVAKMTEAYVEPGVMVNSKGFDGLDSNTAKEKIVEHLEKNKLGVKTITRRLRDWGISRQRYWGCPIPFIYCDKCGTVPVPYENLPVVLPEDVKLTGSGRSPLEAHESFVKAKCPKCKGDARRETDTMDTFVDSSWYFLRYLSPKDTTLPFTKDSAKRWMPVDRYIGGIEHAVLHLLYSRFFTKALRDLGLHTADEPFENLLTQGMVCMRTSKCPEHGYVSPDEVKDDKCAHCGKAVTYGAVEKMSKSKKNTVDPDGIIERYGADTTRLFTLFAAPPEKDLDWNIDGVDGASRFIGRVWRLVNDNAATVKGVRPYAGSGQLSGYLKTVHHATHKTIKKVTEDIEKRYHFNTAVSSIMELVNLLYQWEAGKESVEEKAVLRAALDAVILLLSPFAPHVTEELWAVLGANKRVYETAWPSYNEAALEVDEVEVVVQVNGKVRGKLSLPTGASEEAAKEAAFADDKIGAHIKDKTLRKVVYVPNKLLNMVVA, encoded by the coding sequence ATAACCGAAAGATACGACCACAAGGCAATAGAAGAGAAATGGCAAAGGACATGGGCCGATAACAAGGCCTTTGCCACCAGGGACTCGGGCGATAAGTACTACGTCCTTGAGATGTTTCCGTACCCGTCCGGGAAGATCCACATGGGGCATGTTCGTAATTATACGATAGGCGACGTCATAGCGCGCTTTATGCACATGCGCGGTAAAAGCGTTCTTCACCCAATGGGGTGGGATTCTTTCGGCCTTCCTGCAGAGAACGCGGCCATTCAGAACAAGGTGCATCCTGCCAAATGGACGCACGAAAACATAGCCTTCATGAAGAAGCAGCTAAAGCGCATGGGCCTTAGCTACGATTGGGAGAGAGAGGTCGCCACCTGTTTGCCCGATTACTATAAGTGGAATCAGTGGATTTTTTTGAAATTCTACGAAAAAGGTCTTGCGTACAAGAAACTTTCTAACGTCAATTGGTGCCCCAAGTGCTCGACCGTGCTCGCAAACGAACAGGTCGAGGAAGGGCTTTGCTGGAGGTGCGAGTCTACTGTCGAGCAGAAAAAGCTCGAGCAGTGGTTCTTTAAGATTACCGAATACGCCGACGAATTGCTTGACCATACTGAAAAGCTTCCGGGCTGGCCGGAAAAAGTTCTTGTGATGCAGCGTAACTGGATAGGCAGAAGTATCGGCGCTGAGGTTGACTTTCCGGTAGTTGGAAGCAGCGAGAAAATCAGGATCTTCACAACAAGGCCGGATACGCTTTTTGGCACTACCTTCATGAGCCTTGCCCCGGAACATCCGCTTGTTAGTCGGATAACAACTGCTGATAAGAAGGCAGAGGTTAATGCCTTTGTCGAGAGAATCAGGAACGAAACAATGCGGGACAGGGAAGGTGTAGCTGAGAAAGAGGGCGTGTTTACGGGCGCGTTTTGTAAGAACCCTCTTACAGGAGCTGAGATTCCTGTCTACGCCGCGAACTTCGTTTTGATGGAATACGGCACAGGGGCTGTTATGGCAGTGCCTGCGCACGACCAGCGTGATTTCGAGTTTGCGAAGAAATACAATATCGACATAAAGGTTGTGATTAATCCTCCGGGCAAGACGCTTGAGGTAGCAAAGATGACCGAGGCGTATGTAGAGCCAGGCGTGATGGTTAATTCAAAGGGCTTTGACGGGCTTGATAGCAATACTGCAAAGGAAAAAATAGTCGAGCACCTTGAGAAAAATAAGCTTGGGGTAAAGACAATAACCAGAAGGCTTCGCGACTGGGGCATATCGCGTCAGCGTTACTGGGGCTGCCCCATACCGTTTATTTACTGCGACAAATGCGGCACAGTGCCCGTTCCGTACGAAAACTTGCCTGTAGTGTTGCCCGAAGACGTGAAACTTACGGGAAGCGGAAGGTCTCCGCTTGAGGCGCACGAGAGTTTTGTCAAAGCAAAATGCCCCAAATGCAAGGGTGACGCGAGAAGAGAGACCGACACCATGGACACGTTCGTCGATTCGTCGTGGTATTTTCTCCGCTACCTTTCGCCAAAGGATACAACGCTACCCTTTACAAAGGACTCGGCCAAGAGATGGATGCCCGTTGACCGCTATATCGGCGGCATAGAGCACGCAGTGCTGCATCTACTCTATTCGAGGTTTTTTACAAAGGCGCTTCGAGACCTTGGGCTTCATACGGCAGATGAGCCTTTCGAGAACCTTCTAACCCAGGGCATGGTCTGCATGCGGACCTCCAAGTGCCCTGAGCACGGGTACGTGAGCCCTGACGAGGTTAAAGACGATAAATGCGCTCACTGCGGCAAGGCCGTTACTTACGGCGCTGTCGAGAAGATGAGCAAGAGTAAAAAGAATACGGTAGACCCAGACGGCATAATCGAGCGCTACGGCGCTGATACGACACGCCTTTTTACGCTCTTTGCCGCTCCTCCTGAGAAGGACCTTGATTGGAATATCGACGGCGTTGACGGAGCCTCGCGCTTCATAGGCAGGGTATGGAGGCTTGTTAATGATAATGCGGCAACTGTAAAGGGAGTCAGGCCTTACGCCGGTTCAGGGCAGCTTTCCGGATATCTTAAGACCGTGCACCACGCAACACACAAGACAATAAAGAAGGTCACAGAGGACATAGAGAAGAGATACCATTTCAACACGGCGGTCAGTTCCATTATGGAGCTTGTCAATCTGCTTTATCAGTGGGAGGCTGGTAAGGAAAGTGTGGAGGAAAAGGCAGTGCTTAGGGCTGCGCTCGATGCCGTTATTCTTCTTCTCTCTCCGTTCGCGCCGCATGTTACCGAAGAGCTTTGGGCAGTGCTTGGCGCCAATAAGCGCGTGTACGAGACAGCCTGGCCGTCGTATAATGAGGCTGCTCTCGAAGTAGACGAGGTAGAGGTGGTTGTGCAGGTAAACGGCAAGGTTCGCGGCAAGCTCTCTCTTCCTACAGGTGCTAGCGAGGAGGCTGCGAAAGAGGCTGCCTTTGCCGATGACAAAATAGGCGCACATATAAAAGACAAGACGCTACGGAAGGTCGTGTACGTGCCAAATAAACTCCTTAACATGGTGGTAGCGTGA
- the rpsT gene encoding 30S ribosomal protein S20, translating into MANNKSAIKRHAQSIKRNSRNSAYKSQIRTAAKKVVDAVKNGDSDWAKSKLAEVRTLLDKSVTKGVLHRNNASRRISRLVTAVNTLGAK; encoded by the coding sequence TTGGCAAACAATAAATCAGCAATCAAGAGGCACGCGCAGAGCATAAAAAGGAACTCGAGAAACTCTGCCTACAAATCCCAGATAAGAACCGCTGCCAAAAAGGTCGTGGATGCCGTCAAAAACGGCGACTCGGACTGGGCAAAGAGCAAGCTCGCGGAGGTGCGCACCCTTCTCGACAAGTCCGTTACAAAAGGCGTTCTTCACAGAAACAACGCCTCGCGCCGCATCTCAAGGCTCGTGACCGCAGTCAACACGCTTGGCGCAAAGTAA
- the murJ gene encoding murein biosynthesis integral membrane protein MurJ, producing the protein MSDKRRMVKAAGIVGSATMLSRVLGYVRDAVIAWFFGAGMAADAFLAALPVSNLLRRLLGEGALTSSFVPVFTDYIEKNSKEEARVFVSRFTTFFFVVLVVVTALCIWFSEPLVRLITPGFADNPEKFGLTVRLTQIMFPYMVFVGLMAVAMGVLNALRHFFAPAISPVLLNISMIGSVLIVAPFVESPAHALAASVLVGGLLQLLVQLPYLKKFGMLPGIAFAFRDPGVWKVLKLLIYSAIGLGIYQLNVVIILRFASGLSEGSVSYLYYATRLMELPLGVFGVSLATAALPALSMHASRNDAAAFSGALSNAVKLSNFICLPATAGLMALAYPITDILFVRGEFSPYDAKQTAVALLFFAVGIVPVAISRVLVSVFYSLKDTKTPVILSFFAFIFNIAMCVALVGPLKHGGLAFAASLSAFFNTVLLALVLYKRLGAFFNVADWRDFGVSMLASVVMGVAVYRFTAMFDWHALSFFGKTALLSGAIALGIGIYAAMSALFKVREFDFVCGLLKEKAKALQGKIRL; encoded by the coding sequence ATGAGCGATAAGCGGCGCATGGTGAAGGCAGCCGGCATAGTCGGCAGTGCGACTATGCTTAGCCGCGTCCTCGGGTATGTGAGGGATGCGGTGATTGCGTGGTTTTTCGGCGCTGGCATGGCTGCGGACGCCTTTTTAGCGGCGCTTCCGGTCTCCAACCTTCTACGCCGTCTTCTTGGCGAGGGCGCGCTCACAAGCTCTTTTGTGCCGGTATTTACCGATTATATCGAAAAGAACTCGAAGGAGGAGGCCAGGGTCTTTGTTTCGAGGTTTACGACCTTCTTTTTCGTTGTCCTGGTAGTTGTTACCGCGCTTTGCATATGGTTTTCCGAGCCGCTTGTGCGCCTTATAACGCCCGGGTTTGCGGATAACCCGGAGAAGTTCGGTCTTACGGTTCGCCTTACGCAGATAATGTTCCCGTACATGGTGTTTGTCGGCCTTATGGCCGTGGCCATGGGAGTTCTCAATGCGCTAAGGCACTTCTTTGCGCCTGCGATATCGCCGGTGCTATTGAACATCTCCATGATAGGCTCTGTCCTGATAGTTGCGCCGTTTGTGGAGAGCCCGGCGCACGCGCTTGCCGCTTCGGTGCTCGTTGGCGGGCTGCTGCAGCTTCTTGTGCAGTTGCCGTACCTAAAGAAGTTCGGGATGCTGCCGGGGATAGCGTTTGCGTTTAGGGATCCCGGGGTATGGAAGGTTCTCAAGCTTCTCATATATTCTGCAATAGGATTGGGTATTTACCAGCTAAACGTAGTAATTATACTAAGATTTGCCTCAGGCCTTAGCGAGGGAAGCGTGTCGTATCTGTACTATGCAACACGCCTTATGGAGCTGCCCCTTGGCGTGTTTGGCGTATCCCTTGCAACCGCTGCCCTGCCGGCATTGTCTATGCACGCCTCGCGTAACGACGCCGCTGCGTTTTCCGGCGCGCTTTCCAATGCTGTAAAGCTGTCCAATTTTATCTGCCTTCCCGCAACGGCCGGGCTGATGGCGCTTGCGTATCCGATAACCGATATTTTGTTCGTAAGAGGCGAGTTTAGCCCGTATGACGCGAAGCAGACGGCCGTAGCGCTTCTGTTTTTTGCAGTTGGAATAGTGCCTGTTGCCATATCGAGGGTGCTTGTTTCCGTGTTTTATTCGTTAAAGGACACGAAGACGCCTGTGATACTGTCGTTTTTCGCCTTTATTTTCAACATTGCAATGTGTGTCGCCCTTGTAGGTCCCTTAAAGCACGGCGGACTTGCGTTTGCAGCATCGCTTTCCGCGTTCTTTAATACGGTTCTCTTGGCCCTTGTGCTGTATAAACGTCTTGGCGCCTTCTTTAACGTGGCGGATTGGAGGGATTTCGGTGTATCGATGCTTGCTTCCGTGGTTATGGGGGTGGCTGTGTACCGCTTTACGGCTATGTTCGACTGGCATGCGCTGTCGTTTTTCGGCAAGACCGCGCTGTTATCAGGCGCTATAGCGCTTGGAATAGGCATTTACGCGGCCATGTCGGCGTTATTTAAGGTGCGCGAGTTCGATTTTGTCTGTGGATTGCTAAAGGAAAAAGCCAAGGCGCTGCAAGGGAAAATCCGGCTGTAA